One genomic window of Pseudoxanthomonas sp. includes the following:
- the alr gene encoding alanine racemase, producing MRPARALIDLGALQDNYLLARRLGGGKAVAIIKADAYGHGAVRCARALEPLADAFGVACIEEAIELREAGITTPILLLEGFLDADELPLVDQHRLWTAVASPWQLQALANFTPSAPLHVWLKLDSGMHRLGLSPDDFARALQQLSNDPKIASVVAMSHLARADELDSDFSERQRVVFEQATQGFTGKTSFNNSPALLGWPGIHSDWVRPGLMLYGANPFPLTAEIPHVLRPVMQLESRLIAVRDLPAGEAVGYGARFTAPVSMRIGVVAMGYADGYPQLAPNGTPVVVDGVATRLVGRVSMDMLTVDITDLPQATVGSKVVLWGHQPLPTPSQIAETCGTSGYALLCGIKRVRREYIDASTGTAS from the coding sequence ATGCGCCCAGCCCGCGCTCTGATCGATCTGGGCGCGTTGCAGGACAACTACCTGCTGGCGCGTCGACTCGGTGGCGGCAAGGCCGTGGCCATCATCAAGGCCGATGCCTACGGCCATGGCGCGGTGCGTTGCGCGCGCGCGCTGGAGCCGCTCGCCGACGCCTTCGGCGTGGCCTGCATCGAAGAAGCCATCGAGCTGCGCGAGGCCGGCATCACCACGCCGATCCTGCTGCTGGAAGGTTTTCTCGACGCCGACGAACTGCCGCTGGTCGATCAGCATCGACTCTGGACCGCCGTGGCGTCGCCCTGGCAGCTGCAAGCATTGGCGAACTTCACTCCGAGCGCGCCGCTGCACGTCTGGTTGAAGCTGGACAGCGGCATGCATCGGCTGGGCCTATCACCGGACGATTTCGCCCGTGCGCTGCAGCAGCTGTCCAACGATCCGAAGATCGCCTCGGTGGTGGCGATGAGCCACCTGGCCCGCGCCGACGAGCTGGATAGCGATTTCAGCGAGCGCCAGCGCGTGGTGTTCGAACAGGCCACGCAGGGCTTCACCGGGAAGACCAGTTTCAACAATTCGCCGGCATTGCTGGGCTGGCCCGGCATCCACAGCGACTGGGTGCGCCCGGGCCTGATGTTGTATGGCGCCAATCCGTTCCCGTTGACGGCGGAGATCCCACACGTGCTGCGGCCGGTGATGCAGCTGGAATCCAGGTTGATCGCGGTGCGCGACCTGCCTGCGGGTGAAGCGGTGGGCTACGGCGCGCGCTTTACCGCGCCGGTGTCGATGCGGATCGGCGTGGTTGCGATGGGTTATGCCGATGGTTATCCGCAGCTGGCACCCAACGGCACGCCGGTCGTGGTCGATGGCGTGGCCACGCGCCTGGTCGGCCGGGTGTCGATGGACATGCTGACGGTGGACATCACCGACCTGCCACAGGCCACCGTGGGCAGCAAGGTCGTGCTCTGGGGCCATCAACCGTTGCCCACGCCCTCGCAGATCGCAGAAACCTGCGG